ttcaaattttaatttaaaaattttgagAATTTGGGTCAGAAAAAGAATCTTTTATATGTAAAGGGAAATTTGGATCTTTAAAGATGTTTTGGatgcaggaatttggggatttatgTCCAAAATGAGGCCTTAATTTTTAGAATTAttaattgggaataaaatgaaGGATTAGATCTTAAAAATGAAGGTTTAGGTTGGTAAAAGAGAGGATTTTGATgctaaaaattatcttttcttcattaaaaaaattatttcagaccCTAAAAATGATGACTTGGGTTGAAGACGGGTTGGGTaaaaatttttggttttttccccaaaatggaGGGATTTGGCCTCAAAAGCACGAGGCTAGaaagggaaaattttggggttttgggtgaaaaaataaagatttggGGCCTcaagtgacacaggtgacactggccAGGTGGGACACGCCCCCCCCAGGTGACCACGCCCCTTTCCAGTCCCTTACCCACCACCAGAGGGCGCCAAAACCTCCCCAAGCCCCGCCCACCGTTTGATTGACAGCAAAGGGGCGGAGCCAATTGCACAAAACTGTCTAATCAGCAGCGGGCGCACAGTCAGGCCACACCCCCGGTGTGACGTCACATAGGAAGCCCCGCCTCTTCATCACTATGACATCATTTCTGGATCATCAGCTTGGTGGTGGCCATGTTGCTGGGATGGGAATGCCCCGCCCCCTTTTGCCATTGAGGTGTGGCCTAAGAGACCCCACCCCTTTTGTGTGGGCGGGGCTTCATCATTGCCAATGGGGGGACAGCATCATCAAGCCCCACCCCTTTCACAGGGGTGACGCCTCAAAGATGCTCAAGCTCCGCCTCCCCAGGTGAAGCCACGCCCATATTTGGTTGACCACGCCCTTAGGCTGCACCGTACACGTGTTAAGCCACGCCCCTTTGGTGAGCATGGCTCATTCAGGCCACGCCTCCTTGTTAAGCCCCACCCCCACAACTgggggttcattttggggcaaattcttccctttttgggtccttcattcccattttccccaagaGGGCGGAGCTTCAGGAAGGGGCGTGTCCTTCCATTTTTATGGGCGGGGCCTCCCCATTTTTGGTctcccgcccctcccccaccccctcACACCTTGTAATAGGCGGGGGGCGGGGCTGCGGGTGGGAGGGGCAGCTCGCGCAGTGGATGGGCGGGGCCTGTCCCGTGTGGGCGTGGCCTGGcgggccccgcccctccccgcggggtttttggggctctCCGGGGGCGGCGCCGCCACCAGAgcgccccccccgccccccccagcagcgccagcagcgcggccccgccccccgccgcccccagCACCGCCCCCTCCCGCGCGGGGGGCGGGCCCGGCCCAGGCGGGCTCGTCTGATTGGCTGGACCTGAAATAAGGGGAGGAGTCAGGGGCGGGGCTTTATGTGAGCAAAGTcccgccccctgccccgccccctcACACCTTTACCTGTGTCCGGGTCTGGCGGAGGCTCCGCCCCGGGGCCtgtgggggaggggagggagggtaAGAGGGGGGCGTGGCTTAGGGGGAGGGGCAgggcggggaggggcggggccacaCTCACGCTGTCCCACGCGCAGGGTGACGCGCATGGCCCGCGTCAGGCACGCCCCGCCCTGGCCGTTCTCCAGCCCCTCGGGGGTCCCGTCCGACGTGGCTGAAAAGGGGGAGGGGATTGGTGACGTCATCGGTGATGTCATCACACGCATCACAAAACACCCCCTTCCATGGTCATTCCCTTCCCCTGATGTCATCGCTCATTCTGATGATGTCACACACCATGATGTTATTGCCCACTCCAATGACATCACAGCCTGGTACATGGATGATATCACAGCGGTAGCAATTACATCATCATGACATCATCCCTGCCCTTCCACTGTCACCTCCCCAATGGCATCACGCCATTGACGTCACTCCTCTCTGATGACATCACATCCTAATGACATCACACCCCAATGACATCATACCCTGATGACATCGTATCCCAATGACATCACAACCCAATGACGTCACTGGGACCTCCAAATAGCAAAAGAGCCCCAAGAccctccccaaagccccccctagagctgccccctcccctccaCCCCCTCCCTGATGACATCACCACTCCTCACTATGACATCATCACCCTGATGACATCACCAGCACACCCTAAACATAACCAAACACCCCCGTCCCCTCCACCTGTTCCCCAATGACATCACCAACCCGTGGATGACATCACCACCCCCCCACGATGCCACCCCCCCCGGTGATGACGTCACGGCTCACTGATGATGTAATAGTCATGCTGCCGGCGGAACTCGTGTCCCCAGAGGTTGGGGCTGAACTCCTGGAATTTGATGGTGAAGCGCACGTCGCGCTGGGGGCGGTCGCAGGTGAGCAGCAGCgtgggggcggggccggggggggcggggccgggcggcgccTGCACCTGGCAGCGCCGCGCCTGCGCCCCCCCCACCAGGTACAGCTTGTAGTACTCGTACCCCGCCCCCCCCGGGCACACCAGGTCCAGGCGGTCACCGATCTGCGGGTACAGCACGTAGCCACCGTCGTCCTGGAACCTGCGGGGACAGCgtgacactgtgtgtgacactgtgacactgtgacagtGTGCAATatcctgtgtgtgacactgtgacagTGTGACAGTGTGCAATAGCCTGTGTGTGACATCCTGTGTGTGTGACatcctgtgtgtgtgacactgtgacagTGTGCAAtaccctgtgtgtgacactgtgacagTGTGCAATATCCTGTGTGTGACATCCTGTGTGTGTGACatcctgtgtgtgtgacactgtgacactgtgacagtGTGCAATatcctgtgtgtgacactgtgacactgtgacattctgtctgtgacactgtgacaaTGTGACAGTGTGCAATatcctgtgtgtgacactgtgacactgtaatatcctgtgtgtgacactgtgcgTGTGACatcctgtgtgtgtgacactgtgacagTGTGCAATATCCTGTGTGTGACATCCTGTCTGTGTGACACTGCCCCCCCGGGCACACCAGGTCACCGATCTGGGGGTACA
The genomic region above belongs to Ammospiza caudacuta isolate bAmmCau1 chromosome 36, bAmmCau1.pri, whole genome shotgun sequence and contains:
- the EFNB3 gene encoding ephrin-B3, which translates into the protein MAGRAAALLVAVLGAGAAGLSLEPVVWHTGNRRFQDDGGYVLYPQIGDRLDLVCPGGAGYEYYKLYLVGGAQARRCQVQAPPGPAPPGPAPTLLLTCDRPQRDVRFTIKFQEFSPNLWGHEFRRQHDYYIITTSDGTPEGLENGQGGACLTRAMRVTLRVGQRECGPAPPRPAPPPKPRPPLTLPPLPHRPRGGASARPGHSSRSRHGNGPGAPCRDVTAELANQSAPRPLLLRGGRGSRDPEGESGGPQPLPAFAHARASPAPPPPPGTSGLNSAPPPPRAPPPPRRSLPGAGRGRGGVTRPGGGHALIGHVRSRALPEGRGEHGAGLGGAAAP